The following coding sequences are from one bacterium SCSIO 12741 window:
- a CDS encoding mannose-1-phosphate guanylyltransferase, protein MNNNYCIIMAGGIGSRFWPWSTETTPKQFLDILGTGKTLIRQTFERFVGLCPAENFYVVTNARYFDLVQEQIPELNPDQILCEPVRRNTAPCIAYASYKIKGINPAANIVVTPADHVILKEEEFQRVIRLGLDHASQSNDLITLGIEPTRPDTGYGYIEFQKSEGQEIHSVEQFREKPDLENAKRFIEAGNFVWNSGVFIWNLQVILQAFENYIPDLHELFTGLESSLNTDNERTVISEQFANSPDISIDYGVMEKADQVKVIFGDFGWSDLGTWGSLFSILDKDEQNNASLGDQVHLSNSTGCIVKGSGKRLVVTEGIDDVIVVDTDDVLLICKKSDEQKIKQLVAKLK, encoded by the coding sequence ATGAATAACAATTATTGCATCATTATGGCCGGAGGAATCGGTTCACGATTCTGGCCTTGGAGCACCGAAACCACCCCGAAACAATTTCTGGATATTCTGGGTACTGGAAAAACCTTAATTCGTCAAACCTTCGAGCGATTTGTTGGACTTTGTCCAGCTGAAAACTTTTACGTGGTGACTAATGCGCGCTACTTTGACCTGGTACAAGAGCAAATTCCCGAATTGAATCCAGATCAGATACTGTGCGAGCCTGTTCGCCGGAATACGGCCCCTTGTATCGCCTATGCATCATACAAAATCAAAGGAATAAATCCAGCGGCCAATATTGTTGTTACGCCTGCCGATCATGTGATCTTAAAGGAAGAAGAGTTTCAACGAGTTATTCGCCTAGGGCTGGACCACGCCTCCCAATCCAACGACTTAATTACCCTTGGCATTGAGCCTACCCGCCCTGATACCGGATATGGATATATCGAATTCCAAAAATCTGAAGGCCAGGAAATTCACTCCGTGGAACAATTTCGCGAAAAACCAGATTTGGAAAACGCGAAACGGTTTATTGAAGCGGGCAACTTCGTCTGGAATTCAGGAGTTTTCATTTGGAACCTACAGGTAATTCTTCAAGCCTTTGAAAACTACATTCCCGATTTACATGAACTTTTCACCGGTTTAGAATCATCCTTAAACACGGATAACGAACGAACTGTAATCAGCGAGCAATTTGCCAACAGTCCAGACATTTCCATCGACTACGGTGTTATGGAAAAGGCGGATCAGGTAAAGGTTATTTTTGGAGACTTTGGTTGGTCGGATCTGGGCACTTGGGGATCACTATTTTCAATCTTGGATAAAGACGAGCAAAACAATGCTTCATTGGGCGACCAGGTTCACCTTTCTAACTCCACCGGTTGTATCGTCAAGGGGTCTGGAAAGCGCCTCGTCGTAACAGAAGGTATTGATGACGTGATTGTGGTAGACACGGATGATGTACTACTCATTTGCAAAAAATCGGATGAGCAAAAGATCAAGCAGTTGGTCGCTAAACTCAAATAA
- a CDS encoding alpha/beta hydrolase, protein MVPHQDQFISVFGHSLFVRFWAADNNAKQEDLTPILLIHDSLGCVETWGDFPALLSLATKRKVIAYDRLGFGQSEARIELPLPDFIEEEGSRFLPEILNQLKLDKVILFGHSVGGAMAISAARQLAGKIQAVISESAQAFVEDRTINGIRAGKQFFQTEKGISWLQRFHGNKKDWVLNSWTEVWLSEAFQSWSLSNDEQPVSCPTLILHGDQDEYGSIAFPEALKQLVSAPATAVILPNCGHIPHKEMPEVILNQVGQFLSNQP, encoded by the coding sequence ATGGTGCCGCATCAGGATCAATTCATATCGGTTTTCGGGCATTCTCTCTTTGTCCGGTTTTGGGCGGCTGATAACAATGCCAAACAAGAAGATTTAACGCCGATTCTTTTAATTCATGACTCCTTGGGCTGCGTCGAGACCTGGGGTGATTTCCCAGCTTTGCTAAGCCTTGCTACCAAACGGAAGGTTATTGCCTACGATCGATTGGGCTTTGGACAATCTGAAGCACGAATCGAACTTCCCCTTCCAGACTTCATTGAAGAAGAAGGTTCTCGTTTTCTACCCGAAATCCTGAATCAATTGAAGTTGGATAAAGTCATTCTATTCGGCCACAGCGTAGGTGGGGCCATGGCCATTTCAGCGGCTCGACAGCTGGCCGGAAAAATTCAGGCCGTTATCAGCGAATCGGCACAGGCCTTTGTAGAAGACAGAACGATAAATGGAATTCGAGCTGGAAAACAATTTTTTCAAACCGAAAAAGGCATCAGCTGGCTACAGCGATTTCATGGCAACAAAAAGGATTGGGTGCTTAATTCGTGGACCGAGGTTTGGCTATCCGAGGCCTTTCAATCCTGGTCGTTAAGCAATGACGAGCAGCCCGTATCATGCCCCACCTTGATTCTTCATGGTGACCAAGACGAGTATGGGTCCATTGCCTTTCCAGAGGCCCTAAAACAACTTGTTAGCGCTCCAGCTACCGCGGTCATTTTGCCGAATTGCGGACACATTCCACACAAAGAAATGCCAGAAGTAATCTTGAATCAAGTTGGCCAATTTCTTTCCAACCAACCCTAA
- the fumC gene encoding class II fumarate hydratase has translation MDFRIEKDTMGEVKVPADKYWGAQTERSRNNFKIGDYKQKMPLEIVYGFAYLKKAAAYTNCELGVLSEEKRDLIAQVCDEILAGKHDDQFPLVIWQTGSGTQSNMNVNEVVSNRAHVLQGNKLGEGHSSVHPNDDVNKSQSSNDTFPTGMHIAGYKMIVETTIPGVQKLRDTLKQKSDAFKDVVKIGRTHLMDATPLTLGQEFSGYVSQLDHGLKALENTLAHLSELALGGTAVGTGINTPEGYSELVAKYIAEFSELPFVTAENKFEALAAHDAIVETHGALKQLAVSLMKIANDIRMLASGPRSGIGEIIIPANEPGSSIMPGKVNPTQAEAMTMVCAQVMGNDTAVSVGGATGHYELNVFKPLMASNLLVSARLIGDACVSFNDNCAVGIEPNHDNLKKNLDNSLMLVTALNTKIGYEKAAKIAKTAYENGTTLKEEAVNLGYLTAEQFDEWVVPSEMIGSLHA, from the coding sequence ATGGATTTTCGGATCGAAAAAGATACGATGGGCGAGGTTAAGGTACCCGCCGATAAATACTGGGGTGCGCAAACCGAGCGTTCCAGAAATAACTTCAAAATCGGGGATTACAAGCAAAAAATGCCCTTGGAGATCGTTTACGGTTTTGCTTACTTGAAGAAGGCTGCAGCCTATACCAATTGTGAGTTAGGTGTTCTTTCTGAAGAAAAACGTGACTTGATTGCCCAGGTGTGTGATGAAATTCTTGCGGGTAAGCACGATGATCAGTTTCCTTTGGTGATTTGGCAAACGGGTTCTGGAACCCAGTCCAACATGAATGTGAATGAGGTGGTGTCTAACCGCGCTCATGTGCTTCAGGGAAATAAATTGGGCGAAGGACATTCTTCGGTTCACCCAAATGATGACGTGAACAAGTCACAATCTTCTAACGATACTTTTCCAACGGGAATGCACATCGCTGGCTACAAGATGATTGTAGAAACGACCATCCCTGGTGTTCAGAAACTACGCGATACCTTAAAGCAAAAGTCTGATGCTTTTAAGGACGTAGTAAAAATTGGACGTACTCACTTGATGGATGCCACGCCATTGACCTTGGGTCAGGAGTTTTCAGGATATGTTTCTCAGCTGGATCACGGACTGAAGGCCTTGGAAAATACCTTGGCGCACTTGAGCGAATTGGCTTTGGGTGGAACGGCTGTTGGTACAGGTATCAATACTCCGGAAGGTTATTCAGAATTGGTAGCGAAATACATCGCTGAATTTTCCGAACTTCCATTCGTTACTGCCGAAAACAAATTTGAAGCATTGGCTGCTCATGACGCTATTGTAGAAACCCATGGTGCGTTGAAGCAATTGGCTGTGAGCTTGATGAAGATTGCGAACGACATCCGCATGTTGGCTTCAGGTCCGCGAAGTGGTATTGGTGAAATCATTATTCCTGCCAATGAGCCAGGCTCGAGTATTATGCCTGGAAAAGTAAACCCAACTCAGGCAGAGGCCATGACCATGGTTTGTGCTCAAGTTATGGGAAATGATACGGCGGTTTCTGTTGGTGGTGCTACTGGACATTACGAATTGAATGTGTTCAAGCCATTGATGGCAAGCAATCTTTTGGTAAGCGCTCGTTTGATTGGTGATGCTTGCGTATCATTCAATGATAATTGCGCGGTGGGCATCGAGCCAAACCACGATAACTTGAAAAAGAACTTGGATAACTCTTTGATGCTTGTAACGGCTTTGAATACTAAGATTGGTTACGAAAAAGCAGCTAAGATTGCCAAGACGGCCTATGAAAACGGAACAACTTTGAAGGAAGAAGCCGTTAATCTGGGATACTTAACAGCAGAACAATTTGATGAGTGGGTGGTGCCTTCCGAAATGATCGGATCGCTGCACGCTTAA
- the arsC gene encoding arsenate reductase (glutaredoxin) (This arsenate reductase requires both glutathione and glutaredoxin to convert arsenate to arsenite, after which the efflux transporter formed by ArsA and ArsB can extrude the arsenite from the cell, providing resistance.): MSVRILHNPRCSKSRQTLQLLQEKGVNPEITEYLAVPLAKDELKDVLRKLGKQPHEILRKNEAIFKEKFKGKELSEDEWIEAMITYPKLMERPIVINGEKAALGRPPEDVLEIL, encoded by the coding sequence ATGTCAGTACGTATTTTACACAACCCTCGTTGCTCCAAAAGCCGTCAAACGCTTCAGCTCTTGCAAGAAAAGGGTGTTAACCCCGAAATTACCGAATATTTGGCGGTTCCTCTGGCGAAAGATGAACTAAAAGATGTACTTCGTAAATTGGGTAAACAGCCTCACGAAATATTGCGTAAAAACGAGGCCATTTTCAAAGAGAAGTTCAAGGGAAAAGAACTCTCTGAGGATGAATGGATAGAGGCAATGATTACCTATCCCAAATTGATGGAACGTCCAATTGTAATTAACGGCGAAAAGGCAGCCTTAGGCCGGCCACCAGAAGACGTATTGGAAATTCTGTAG
- a CDS encoding gliding motility-associated C-terminal domain-containing protein has product MTRDKSLIFNSLSRFSGVIKSLQKPLFPGVFALTLILSAFVPDAQAQCQKVGSTCNLTTIRNTMTASGMTELGCSADSCGIYFLYNQSVTSDSAHNLARTVGAHLASIHSKADNDSVVAWLRGQGLTASAWIGLNDKTQDGKFVWSDGSDTTYKNWAGGAPTGSPGADDCVQIWLSGNDSLTWSDTSCTILLPAVIKVSLCMEVATSGRDTICATDSTSIYASALLGSTPYSYNWAPGGNGDTLKVSPANTTSYMLTVTDAYGCTAVDSAIVKVDTLPVFSMGDSTKVCADSVVILDAGAGYTYLWSSGKTSQKDTLTNPGDYICTRTDGNGCSYSDTFLLKHDTIPFFRFGADTVVCNSDTATIKSPLTHPTYTYLWQDGSTNTFFKTDTADTVILTITNQIGCSHTDTQIVSHALSQNISVGNDTSVCFGDVFKLNGPNNFVFHSWIIYQDTVVGVSINADTAGSYYYFGRDTNNCAAYDTLVVLHDTIPTPFIGNDTNICLGDTLILDAGTGYKQYLWSSGSTTQTTKAYNGVAYNVVVVDSNDCVGSSILILGIDSLPEVTLLHDGLPGDTTICAMDSIWLHAAMTDPNLTYSWNGGPYQPLDDSLKVSNPGKYVLTVQDTNTCKIADSLEVFNDTLPVPGLRTDTTICTQDSIQLVANYAAHYNYVWNSADSGNVNSIWILKDTTYIVKVTDTNTTCFAHDTMVLTHDTLPVINLGPDTGFCIGDTLTLDAGPHYFLYSWTPPAASQSIKVFTPGKYEVEVIDSNGCKGGDSINIAMYQLPTPNLGPDLQFCSGTAIKEPMDPGGGFAYYDWSSGRKGGEGCCRRDTALASGTYDVTVTDNNGCMASDTVVINANFRPNVNLGPDTSFCSGTSFNFLANAGAGFVTYTWFDFKSGAEVQLTNAGQFALVQDTSARLIVEVTDNNGCVNRDSLDVVELPIPSINLGVPERYCETERGIWADTLDADPANNYASYLWSTGETTRDIRVTIEGTYLVTVTANNGCTNRAQKEYNEVARPAIDWSGDTLLCKGDTVHLNAFDEDYKAYYWYKLSDVSGVSDSLLNPIIENPTDTFLDTISTIYHIVRPGTYKVVAYYYPEPFCVDSVQTTIREDIYPEVDFKIQSSDTALCVGEILELHPHFTGSSTLEITYDWQDGNTDSIYYASKSGLYTLVMTNDCGSDIDEVFANFDDCSNIWIPNSFTPNDDGDNDLWKVVSLESFLEFNLKVYDRFGGIAWETNNPDVSWNGRHMINGKDMPIGAYAYKLTYRSNYELIDGVNSAPTRELQGTLYLYR; this is encoded by the coding sequence ATGACACGAGACAAGAGCCTTATTTTCAATTCATTATCTCGATTTAGCGGGGTAATTAAGAGTCTCCAAAAACCCCTTTTTCCAGGCGTTTTTGCGCTGACTTTGATTCTTTCTGCCTTCGTGCCTGATGCTCAGGCTCAATGTCAGAAGGTGGGAAGCACCTGTAATTTAACCACGATTCGAAACACGATGACGGCAAGTGGAATGACCGAATTAGGTTGCTCCGCCGACAGCTGTGGAATCTACTTTTTGTACAATCAATCGGTTACTTCCGACAGTGCCCATAATCTGGCACGAACAGTAGGAGCCCATTTGGCATCTATCCACTCCAAGGCGGACAACGATAGTGTTGTTGCCTGGTTGCGTGGCCAGGGATTGACTGCTTCTGCCTGGATTGGCTTGAACGACAAAACCCAAGACGGAAAATTCGTCTGGTCTGATGGATCAGATACGACCTACAAAAACTGGGCGGGCGGTGCACCTACCGGTTCTCCGGGTGCTGATGATTGTGTTCAAATCTGGCTTTCTGGAAATGATTCGCTTACCTGGTCGGATACAAGCTGCACCATCTTACTCCCTGCGGTTATCAAAGTAAGCCTCTGTATGGAGGTGGCTACAAGTGGTCGTGATACGATTTGTGCTACCGATTCTACTTCGATTTATGCCAGTGCATTGTTAGGCTCTACGCCTTATTCCTACAACTGGGCGCCCGGTGGAAATGGAGATACGCTAAAAGTTTCTCCTGCCAATACAACAAGCTATATGCTCACCGTAACCGATGCTTATGGCTGTACGGCTGTTGATTCAGCCATTGTAAAAGTGGATACATTACCCGTATTCTCCATGGGTGATTCTACAAAAGTTTGCGCCGATTCAGTGGTCATATTGGATGCTGGGGCAGGTTACACCTATTTGTGGAGCTCGGGTAAAACCTCTCAAAAAGATACGCTTACCAATCCTGGAGATTATATCTGTACCCGTACTGATGGTAACGGATGTTCCTATTCAGATACCTTCCTACTTAAGCACGATACCATTCCATTTTTCCGGTTTGGCGCTGATACCGTAGTTTGTAATAGTGATACGGCTACCATCAAATCGCCGCTTACTCATCCTACCTATACTTATCTCTGGCAGGACGGAAGTACCAACACTTTCTTTAAAACAGACACGGCCGACACCGTTATCCTCACCATTACAAATCAAATTGGTTGTAGTCATACGGATACTCAAATTGTCAGCCATGCTTTGTCTCAGAACATTAGTGTAGGAAACGATACCAGCGTTTGTTTTGGTGATGTTTTCAAGCTAAATGGTCCAAATAACTTCGTGTTCCACTCCTGGATTATTTACCAGGATACCGTAGTTGGAGTTTCCATCAATGCCGACACGGCGGGCTCCTATTATTACTTTGGGCGCGACACGAATAACTGTGCGGCTTACGACACCCTGGTTGTATTACACGATACGATTCCTACTCCATTTATTGGAAATGATACCAATATCTGTTTGGGCGATACGCTCATCCTGGATGCCGGTACGGGCTATAAACAGTACCTCTGGTCCAGTGGAAGCACTACCCAAACTACCAAGGCCTACAATGGTGTGGCTTACAACGTAGTTGTTGTAGACTCCAATGATTGTGTGGGATCAAGCATCCTTATTTTAGGTATTGATTCCTTACCTGAAGTCACCTTATTACATGACGGACTCCCTGGCGACACCACTATTTGTGCCATGGATTCAATATGGTTGCATGCAGCCATGACCGATCCAAACCTAACCTACAGTTGGAATGGCGGTCCTTATCAGCCTTTGGATGATTCCTTGAAAGTTTCTAACCCAGGCAAATACGTATTAACCGTTCAGGACACGAATACCTGTAAGATTGCAGATTCGCTGGAGGTCTTCAACGATACTCTTCCAGTTCCTGGCTTACGAACTGATACAACCATCTGCACGCAGGATAGCATTCAATTGGTGGCCAATTACGCGGCACACTACAACTATGTTTGGAATTCGGCCGATTCTGGAAACGTAAACAGCATCTGGATTCTAAAAGACACCACCTACATTGTAAAAGTTACGGATACCAATACTACTTGTTTTGCTCACGATACTATGGTGCTCACACATGACACCTTACCAGTGATCAACTTGGGGCCAGATACTGGATTCTGTATTGGAGATACGCTCACTTTGGATGCAGGTCCACATTACTTCTTGTACAGTTGGACTCCTCCAGCTGCAAGCCAGTCTATCAAAGTATTTACTCCGGGTAAGTACGAGGTTGAGGTGATTGACTCCAACGGATGTAAAGGCGGAGACAGCATCAATATTGCGATGTATCAATTGCCTACGCCGAATTTGGGACCAGACCTTCAATTCTGTTCCGGTACTGCGATTAAAGAACCTATGGATCCAGGTGGAGGGTTTGCTTACTATGACTGGTCTTCCGGAAGAAAAGGTGGCGAAGGTTGCTGCCGTAGAGATACTGCTTTAGCCTCGGGTACTTACGATGTAACCGTTACCGACAACAATGGCTGTATGGCTTCTGATACGGTTGTCATTAATGCGAATTTCCGTCCGAATGTAAATCTTGGTCCAGACACCAGTTTCTGTTCTGGTACGAGCTTTAACTTCCTGGCCAATGCTGGGGCAGGTTTTGTAACCTATACTTGGTTCGATTTTAAATCAGGCGCCGAGGTTCAGTTGACCAATGCCGGGCAGTTTGCCTTGGTACAAGATACTTCTGCCCGACTGATTGTGGAAGTGACGGACAACAATGGATGTGTAAACCGAGACTCGTTGGATGTGGTAGAACTACCCATCCCTTCGATCAATTTGGGCGTTCCAGAACGTTATTGTGAAACGGAACGCGGAATTTGGGCTGACACCCTGGATGCCGATCCAGCAAACAATTATGCTTCTTACCTCTGGTCTACGGGTGAAACCACTCGTGATATTCGGGTTACCATTGAAGGTACTTACCTGGTTACCGTTACCGCTAATAACGGTTGTACCAACAGAGCTCAAAAAGAATACAACGAAGTAGCCAGACCAGCCATCGATTGGTCAGGAGATACGCTCCTTTGTAAAGGTGATACGGTTCATCTGAATGCCTTTGACGAGGATTACAAAGCTTATTATTGGTACAAGCTATCGGATGTATCCGGAGTAAGTGATTCCTTGTTAAATCCAATTATTGAGAATCCAACGGATACCTTCCTGGATACCATTTCTACGATTTACCACATCGTTCGTCCTGGAACCTACAAGGTGGTAGCTTACTACTATCCGGAACCTTTCTGTGTAGATTCAGTACAGACGACTATTCGAGAGGATATTTATCCAGAAGTAGATTTCAAGATTCAGTCTTCCGATACGGCTCTTTGTGTTGGGGAAATTCTGGAACTTCACCCTCACTTTACGGGATCTTCCACCTTGGAAATCACCTACGATTGGCAGGATGGAAATACGGATAGTATCTACTATGCATCAAAATCGGGCTTGTATACCCTGGTTATGACCAATGATTGTGGTTCTGACATCGATGAAGTATTTGCCAATTTTGATGACTGTAGCAACATTTGGATTCCAAATTCCTTTACCCCTAACGATGATGGAGATAACGACCTCTGGAAGGTAGTTTCTCTGGAAAGCTTCCTGGAGTTTAACCTCAAGGTTTATGATCGCTTTGGAGGTATCGCCTGGGAGACTAATAATCCTGATGTTTCCTGGAATGGACGTCACATGATCAACGGAAAGGATATGCCGATTGGGGCTTACGCCTACAAGTTGACTTACCGCTCAAACTATGAGCTCATCGATGGAGTAAACAGTGCTCCAACCCGTGAATTGCAAGGGACACTTTACCTGTACAGATAA
- a CDS encoding RecX family transcriptional regulator — MAIQRQKKISLSEAKSRILNFCVKRERAHEEVRQKLLAWGVHPDHTEDLIGFLISENFLNEERYAKAYCHDRFLFRKWGKLKIVQGLKEKKISEFCIRLALEEISDEEYEKMIFDVGEGKRSRLSGDSFEIRNKLYRFLLQRGFEPEGVRKYLNQL; from the coding sequence ATGGCAATTCAAAGGCAAAAAAAGATTTCTTTATCCGAGGCTAAAAGCCGCATTCTGAATTTCTGTGTCAAGCGGGAACGGGCACACGAAGAAGTACGCCAAAAGTTACTGGCTTGGGGAGTACATCCTGACCATACAGAAGACCTGATCGGATTTTTAATCAGTGAGAATTTTTTGAACGAAGAGCGATATGCAAAAGCCTATTGCCACGATCGCTTCCTGTTTAGGAAATGGGGTAAATTGAAGATCGTTCAAGGATTGAAGGAAAAAAAGATTTCGGAGTTTTGTATCCGCCTGGCACTGGAAGAAATCAGTGATGAGGAATACGAAAAAATGATCTTTGATGTGGGCGAAGGAAAACGTTCCCGTCTCTCCGGAGATTCTTTTGAAATAAGAAATAAGCTATACCGCTTTCTGCTACAACGAGGGTTTGAGCCGGAAGGGGTTCGCAAATATTTGAATCAATTATGA
- a CDS encoding Rne/Rng family ribonuclease produces MNKELIINSSPSEVRLALLEDKRLVELHAEKSDIEFAVGDLYLGRVKKLVPGLNACFVDVGYERDAFLHYLDLGPQLRSLQKYVHLARKKKRKSSSLSDFKMMDDINKDGNIKEVFVQGQEILVQVAKEPISTKGPRITCEISLAGRFLVLVPFSNRISISQRVRNRNERARLKSLIESIKPKGFGVIIRTVAENKKVAELDQDLKDLVTKWEAMFDNLVKGKAPKKVLGELNKSAAILRDMLNPSFNSIVVNDPKLFDDTRNYLNTIAPEKVNILKLHKSKVPVFDQFGIEKQIKALFGRHVTMPSGAYLVVEHTEALHVIDVNSGNTAKSEDNQETNALRVNSEAAEEIARQLRLRDMGGIIVIDFIDMRKAESKKELVTKMKEYMRADKAKHHILPPSKFGLVQITRQRVRPEMDIKTSEVIPTKDGNKEVKATILIIDDIENALERVARSTEGNFRLHCHPFIEAYLKKGGLMSSYRWRWIRTYKKFISITSSNSLQLVDYKFYNSKDEVIEI; encoded by the coding sequence GTGAATAAGGAGTTAATCATAAATTCTTCTCCTTCGGAAGTCCGATTAGCCTTATTGGAAGATAAGCGTTTGGTTGAACTCCATGCGGAGAAGTCTGACATCGAATTTGCTGTAGGCGATTTATACCTGGGCCGGGTGAAAAAACTGGTTCCGGGTTTGAATGCTTGCTTTGTTGATGTTGGTTACGAAAGGGATGCTTTCCTGCATTACCTCGATCTAGGCCCACAGCTTAGGTCCTTGCAGAAGTATGTCCATCTGGCCCGTAAAAAGAAGCGCAAATCCTCCTCACTTTCCGACTTTAAAATGATGGATGACATCAACAAAGACGGAAATATTAAAGAGGTCTTTGTGCAAGGGCAGGAAATTTTGGTACAGGTTGCCAAGGAACCCATTTCAACAAAGGGTCCACGCATCACCTGTGAGATTAGCCTGGCAGGTCGATTCCTGGTTTTGGTGCCATTCTCCAACCGGATTTCCATATCACAACGTGTTCGCAATCGCAATGAACGCGCCCGACTTAAAAGCCTGATTGAGAGTATTAAGCCCAAAGGTTTTGGGGTTATTATTCGCACAGTTGCCGAGAATAAGAAGGTGGCTGAACTGGATCAGGATTTAAAGGATTTGGTGACAAAGTGGGAAGCCATGTTTGACAATTTAGTCAAGGGTAAGGCTCCTAAAAAGGTATTGGGCGAATTGAACAAATCGGCTGCTATCCTAAGGGATATGCTTAACCCGAGCTTCAACAGTATCGTGGTGAATGATCCCAAGTTGTTTGACGATACCCGAAACTACCTGAACACCATTGCTCCTGAAAAGGTCAACATTCTCAAATTACATAAATCCAAAGTGCCTGTTTTCGACCAATTTGGAATCGAAAAGCAGATCAAAGCTCTTTTTGGACGCCACGTCACCATGCCTTCCGGGGCTTATTTGGTGGTGGAGCATACCGAAGCTTTGCACGTGATTGATGTAAACAGTGGGAATACGGCTAAATCAGAGGATAACCAGGAAACCAATGCGCTTCGTGTAAACAGTGAAGCGGCGGAGGAAATTGCCCGACAGCTTAGGTTAAGAGATATGGGTGGAATCATTGTTATTGATTTCATCGATATGCGCAAAGCCGAAAGCAAAAAGGAACTGGTGACCAAGATGAAGGAGTACATGCGTGCGGATAAGGCAAAGCATCACATTCTTCCACCTAGTAAGTTTGGGTTGGTGCAAATTACCCGTCAGCGGGTAAGACCAGAAATGGATATCAAAACTTCTGAAGTAATTCCTACCAAGGATGGAAACAAGGAAGTAAAAGCAACCATTCTGATCATTGATGATATTGAAAACGCATTGGAGCGGGTAGCTCGATCTACGGAAGGAAATTTCCGTTTGCATTGCCACCCATTCATTGAAGCTTACCTCAAAAAAGGTGGCTTGATGTCCTCTTACCGTTGGAGGTGGATTCGCACCTACAAAAAGTTTATTAGCATCACGTCATCCAACTCGCTGCAATTGGTAGATTATAAGTTCTACAACAGCAAGGATGAGGTTATCGAAATCTGA
- a CDS encoding tetratricopeptide repeat protein codes for MSLSRGQYIAILLVALVGVTLAFLPHHSDVDPSADLNQKVMEAVEIIESGTQPPMKAIGMLKEVLEKDPENELALYQLGKFSMISGQFDKAKIRLENLLEVNPNHDEARLMLAQSLLALQDTAKAVEQYSRLLETSDDPNFKEEARNYIEKLKNL; via the coding sequence ATGAGCCTTTCCCGAGGTCAGTATATCGCCATCCTATTGGTTGCTCTTGTTGGGGTCACCTTAGCATTTCTGCCGCATCATTCTGATGTGGACCCATCAGCAGATTTAAACCAGAAGGTAATGGAAGCAGTTGAGATCATCGAAAGTGGTACTCAGCCTCCGATGAAAGCTATCGGGATGCTCAAAGAGGTCTTGGAAAAAGATCCAGAAAACGAATTGGCCTTGTATCAATTGGGGAAATTCTCCATGATCTCCGGTCAATTTGACAAAGCGAAAATTCGATTGGAAAACCTCCTTGAGGTAAATCCTAATCACGACGAAGCTCGACTTATGTTGGCTCAGTCACTTCTCGCTTTACAAGACACTGCAAAGGCGGTTGAGCAATATAGCCGCCTTTTGGAGACTTCGGACGATCCGAACTTCAAAGAAGAAGCAAGAAATTATATTGAGAAATTGAAAAATCTTTAG
- a CDS encoding integration host factor subunit beta, translated as MTKAEIVNEIAESTGVEKLAVQTTVEAFMNVVKSSMINGDNVYLRGFGSFIIKKRAEKTGRNISKNTSLVIPAHYIPAFKPSKSFSNEIKTKVKVED; from the coding sequence ATGACTAAGGCTGAAATTGTAAATGAGATTGCGGAGAGCACAGGAGTTGAAAAATTGGCTGTACAGACGACTGTTGAAGCCTTCATGAACGTGGTGAAGAGCTCTATGATCAATGGAGACAACGTTTACTTGAGAGGTTTCGGAAGCTTTATCATTAAAAAGAGAGCAGAGAAGACAGGAAGAAACATTTCCAAAAACACAAGTTTGGTAATTCCTGCTCACTACATTCCGGCATTTAAACCATCTAAATCTTTTTCCAACGAGATTAAGACCAAGGTAAAAGTAGAAGACTAA